TTTAAGTTGTTGCAATTAAAAAGCTTGTAGTTGGACTTTGGGATGGGCCGGCCGGTCCGCCTTAGGTGTGCACTGGTCGTCTCGTCCCTTCTGTCGGCGATGTGCTCCTAGCCTTAATTGGCCGGGTCGTGCCTCCGACGCTGTTACTTTGAAGAAATTAGAGTGCTCAAAGCAAGCCTACGCTCAGTATACATTAGCATGGGATAACATTATAGGATTTCGGTCCTATTACATTGGCCTTCGGGATCGGAGTAATGATTAATAGGGACAGTCGGGGGCATTCGTATTTCATAGTCAGAGGTGAAATTCTTGGATTTATGAAAGACGAACAACTGCGAAAGCATTTGCCAAGGATGTTTTCATTAATCAAGAACGAAAGTTGGGGGCTCGAAGACGATCAGGTACCGTCCTAGTCTCAACCATAAACGATGCCGACCAGGGATCGGCGGATGTTGCTTTTAGGACTCCGCCGACACCTTATGAGAAATCAAAGTTTTTGGGTTCCGGGGGGAGTATGGTCGCAAGGATGAAACTTAAAGGAATTGACGAAAGGGCACCACCAGGAGTGGAACCTGCGGCTTAATTTGACTCAACACGGGGAAACTTACCAGGTCCAGACATAGTAAGGATTGACAGAATGAGAGATCTTTCTTGATTCTATGGGTGGTGGTGCATGGTCGTTCTTAGTTGGTGGAGCGATTTGTCTGGTTAATTCTGTTAACGAAAGAGACCTCAGCCTACTAACTAGCTATGCGGAGGTATCCCTTCGCGACCAACTTCTTAGAGGGACTACGGCCTTTTAGGCCGCGGAAGTTTGAGGTAATAAATGGTTTGTGATGCCCTTAGATGTTCTGGGCCGCACGCGTGCTTTACTGATGTATTCAACAAGTTTATAAACTTGGCCGACAGGCCCGGGTAATCTTTGAAATTTCATCGTGATGGGGATAGATCATTGCAATTGTTGGTCTTTAATGAGGAATTCCTAGTAAGCGTGAGTCATCAGCTCGGACCGCGGCGACGTGGGCTGTTCGCTACCCACGGCGTCGCGAGAAGTCCATTGAACCTTATCATTTAGAGGAAGGAGAAGTCTTAACAAGGTTTCTGTAGGTGAACCTGCGGAAGGATCATTGTCGAAACCTGCAAAGCAGGACGACCCACAAACTTGTTTAAAACCTGGGGAGTAGTGCGGCCGGTGCGCTTCGGCCTCTATCCGCACGGCTCCCTCCTATCCCCGGCGCGCTCACTCGCGTGCGTGACAGGTGATTAACAAACCCTGGCGCAGAAAGCGCCAAGGAATACTAAATTGAAAGCCTGCCTCTCACGCCCCATTCGCGGTGCATGCGGGGGACTTGTGCTtcttttgaaacacaaacgactcTCGACAACGGATATCTCGGCTCTCGCATCGAGTCTTTGAACGCAAGTTGCGCCCGAAGCCATTAGGCCGAGGGCACATCTGACTGGGCATCACGCATCACGTCGCCCCTTCACACCGCGCCCAGAATCATGGTCGTGGTTGTGTCGTGGGGCGGATCTGGCCTCCCATGCCCCACGAGCGTGCGGCTGGCCTAAATGCGAGTCCATGGTGACGGACGTCACGACAAGTGGTGGTTGAAACTCAACTCTCGTAATGTCGTAGCTCCGACCCGTCGCACGTTTAGGCTCCCCGACCTTTATTGTGCTTAGGTGCTCTGACCGCGACCCCAGGTCAGGCAGGACGCAGAACATGAcgagacatggcagggcatggtcgtacgtggccatggcctgacgtcggacgtggcaggacatggtaggacgcaggacatggcagggtgtggccatggcatggcgtcggacgtgacaagacatggccatggcatgatgcaggtaatggtaggacgtaggacatggcaggacgtggcTATAGCACGGCATCGGaaatggcaggacatggccatggcacgacgcaattcatgacaggacatggcagggcatggtcgtacatggccatggcccgatgtcggacgtggcaggacatggccacggcaggacgcaggacatagcaggacgcaggacatgtcAGGATGCAGGATAtggaagggcgtggccatggcacgacgtaggacgtggcaggacatggccatggcacgacgtcggacatgaCGGGAcgtggcagggcatggtcgtacatggccatggcccgacgttggacgtggtaggacatggccatggcaggatgtaggacatggtaggacatggccatggcacgatgcaggacatggcagggtatGGTCGTACGTggtcatggcccgacgtcggacgtggcaggacatggccatggcaggacgcaggacatggcagggcgtggccatggcacagcgtcggataTGCCgcgacatggcagggcatggtcgtacttGGCCATGGCCCGACATCGGATGTGGCAGgaaatggccatggcaggacgcaggacatggcaggccgtggccatggcacgatgtcggacgtggcaggacatggccatggcacgacgcaggacatgccagtacatggcaaggcatggtcgtaggtggccatggcccgatgtcggacgtggcaggacatggccatggcaggacgcaggacatggcaggacgtggccatggcatggcgtcggacgtgccaggacatggccatggcacgatgcaGGATATGACGGgatatggcagggcgtggtcgtacgtggccatggcccgacgtcggacgtggcaggacatggccatggcaggacgcaggacatggccatggaatGACGTCGGACGTGCCAGGACATGGCAAAGCGTGGTCGTActtggccatggcccgacgtcagacgtggcaggacatggccatggcaggacgtaggacatggcaggacgtggccatggcacgacgtcagacgtggcaggacttggccatggcaggacgcaggacatggaaggacgtGGGACATGGCAGgatgtggccatggcacggcagcGGACGTGCCAGGACATGGACATGGCACaacgcaggacatgacgggacatggtagggcgtggtcaTACGTGGACATGGCCTGACATCAGatgtggtaggacatggccatggtaggacgcagaACATGGAAGGACGCGGGACATGGTAGGACGTGGCCATGGCAAGGCGGCAGACGTgctaggacatggccatggcacgacgcaggacatgacgaAACATGGCAAggtgtggtcgtacgtggccattgCCCGATgttggacgtggcaggacatggccaaggCACAACGTCAGATGTGCCGAGACATGGAATgacatggaagggcatggccatggcacgtcgtcggatgtggcaggacatggccatggcaggacgcagaacatggcaggacgtggccatggcacgacgtcggacatgcCAGGActtggccatggcacgacgcaggacatgacgggacatgacagggcatggtcgtacatggccatggcccgacgtaggacgtggcaggacatggccatggcaggacgcaagaAATATTGGTAGGACAtagccatggcacggcgtcagacgtgccaagacatggccatggcacgacacaGGAAGTGACGGGACATGgaagggcgtggtcgtacgtggccatggcccgatgtcggacatggcaggacatggccatggcaggacgcaagaAATGGCACTGCGTCctgacatggcagggcgtggctatggcacggcgtcggatgtgccgggacatggcagggcgtggccatggcaggatatggccatggcacgacgcaggacatgacaggacatggaagggcgtggtcgtacgtggccatggcccgatttCGGACATGGCAGAATATGGAcgtggcaggatgcaggacatggcaggacattgCAGGacacgggacatggcagggcgtagCCATGGCACGTCGTCGAACgtagcaggacatggccatggcatgatgtaggacatgacgggacatggaagggcatggtcgtacgtggccatggcctgacatcggatgtggcaggacatggcaggacgcaggacatgacaggacatggcaggacgcaggacatggtagggcatggccatggcccggcgtcggacatggcaggacataaTTGTGGCAGGACCAGAACATGGAAGGACATGGCAGGGTATggtcggacgtggccatggcccgacgtcggtcatgacaagacatggccatggcacgacgtaggacatgacaggacatggctggacatggaagggcgtggccATGACCCGACGTCGCACAACGTCGCACTAGGTCTAGTGCTAGCCAATGTTTAACAACATGTCAAGCACAATGATATTGGTGTTTGGTGGTCGGGGGTGGCGGTGGTGGAAAATTGCAGTGGTTCGAGCGGTAGTGACCGACGACGGTTGGTGCGATGCTTGGTAGTTTGCGGCGGTGgtttgatatcggaatcacttatGGTGGTTATCACAATGGAGGTGCGTCATGGTTATTGGTGGTTTGTCACCTAtatgtttttataataatattaatattttacctatttttttacatatttttattaaattttatgAATTGTTTGTAATTTTAAATAGTTTTTATGGTACTTTTTTTATAGTCGGAGGTAGGGTCCAGCGGCTGGAAGAGAACCGCACGTCGCGTGGTGTTTGATGCGCCCCCGGTGGCCCTTGAAAATCCGGAGGATCGAGTGCTGTCCATGCCCGGTCGTACTCAAAACCGCATCAGGTCTCCAAGGTGAACAACCTCTGGTCGATGGAACAATATATGCAAGGGAAGTCGGCAAAATGGATCCGTAACTTTGGGAAAAGGATTGGCTCTGAGGGCTGGGCACGGGGGTCCCAGTCCCGAACCCGTCGGCTGTCGGTGGACTGCTCGATCTGCTCCCGCAGCGATAGCAGGTCGCTGCGTGCCGGCCGGGGGACAGACTGGGAACGGTTCCTTCGGGGGCCTTCCCCGAGCGTCGAACAGCCAACACAGAACTGGTATGGACAAGGGGAATCCGATTGTTTAATTAAAACAAAGCATTGCGATGGTCCCTGCGGATGTTTACGCAATGTGATTTCTGCCCAGTGCTCTGAATGTCAAAGTGAAGAAATTCAACCAAGCGCGGGTAAACGACGGGAGTAACTATGACTCTCTTAAGGTAGCCAAATGCCTCGTCATCTAATTGGTGACGCGCATGAATGGATTAACGAGATTCTCACTGTCCCTGTCTACTATCCAGCGAAACCACAGCCAAGGGAACGGGCTTGGTAGAATCAGCGGGGAAAGAAGACCCTGTTGAGCTTGACTCCAGTCCGACTTTGTGAAATGACTTGAGAGGTGTAGTATAAGTGGGAGCCGAAAGGCAAAAGTGAAATACCACTACTTTTAACGTTATTTTACTTATTCCGTGAATCGGAAGAGGGGCACTGCCCTTCTTTTTGGACCCAAGGCTTGCTTGCGGGCCGATCCGGATGGAAGACATTGTCAGGTAGGGAGTTTGGCTGGGGCGGCACATCTGTTAAAAGATAACGCAGGTGTCCTAAGATGAGCTCAACGAGAACAGAAATCTCATGTGGAACAGAAGGGTAAAAGCTAGTTTGATTCTGATTTCGATTACGAATATGAACCGTGAAAGCGTGGCCTAACGATCTTTTAGACCTTCGAAATTCGAAGCTAGAGGTGTCAGAAAAGTTACCACAGGGATAACTGGCTTCTGGCAGCCAAGCGTTCATAGCGACGTTGCTTTTTGATCCTTCGATGTCGGCTCTTCCTATCATTGTGAAGCAGAATTCACCAT
This region of Nicotiana tomentosiformis chromosome 4, ASM39032v3, whole genome shotgun sequence genomic DNA includes:
- the LOC138908860 gene encoding uncharacterized protein produces the protein MIGRADIEGSKSNVAMNAWLPEASYPCGNFSDTSSFEFRRSKRSLGHAFTVHIRNRNQNQTSFYPSVPHEISVLVELILGHLRYLLTDVPPQPNSLPDNVFHPDRPASKPWVQKEGDDEAFGYLKRVIVTPVVYPRLVEFLHFDIQSTGQKSHCVNIRRDHRNALF